In one Desulfocurvus vexinensis DSM 17965 genomic region, the following are encoded:
- a CDS encoding radical SAM protein, producing MYCRMIRGVYMRANGELACYCGPGEEVVLGRMPVDGRPFDFVSDFYRNAAHTRVREAMASGLPPHPGVCLKCIYFEPLEPPRLEALGSEIEWMHLEATSNCNLDCRFCIPRAERASFRTPPHFLPHKVYEAVVGSIARAGLGVRWMYFSGRGEPTLHPRLWDMVALAKNRLGTDFLVNTNGNASYDDAIVDSGLDKIKIAIDGVDQQTYVRYRRGGRLETILKLTRAIAARRAATGSATPRIIWQYILFNHNDSLRELEAIQRMALDLGVDEVLFKSTFSADLSTFPLADIPRLHPGMRTLDLIAMVSPDLADLDRRLAQARAEADPVRRLEPLLHVAKSVFRSFILGIERKQLYNAYGGSGDVAMMTAMARSHPEEYGPLLERLGPCLEAVAGACREAGRPGAARWYEDFGAALGAAGAPGAPGAPGKETARP from the coding sequence ATGTATTGCAGGATGATCCGCGGGGTGTACATGCGCGCCAACGGCGAGCTGGCCTGCTACTGCGGCCCCGGCGAGGAGGTCGTGCTGGGCCGCATGCCCGTGGACGGGCGGCCCTTCGACTTCGTGTCCGACTTCTACCGCAACGCGGCCCACACCCGCGTGCGCGAGGCCATGGCCTCGGGCCTGCCGCCACACCCCGGCGTGTGCCTGAAGTGCATCTATTTCGAGCCCCTGGAGCCGCCGCGCCTGGAGGCCCTGGGCAGCGAGATCGAGTGGATGCACCTGGAGGCCACCTCCAACTGCAACCTGGACTGCCGCTTCTGCATCCCCCGGGCCGAGCGCGCCAGCTTTCGCACCCCGCCGCATTTTTTGCCCCACAAGGTCTACGAGGCGGTGGTGGGCTCCATCGCGCGCGCGGGCCTGGGCGTGCGCTGGATGTATTTCAGCGGGCGCGGCGAGCCGACCCTGCACCCCCGGCTGTGGGACATGGTCGCCCTGGCCAAGAACCGGCTGGGCACGGATTTTCTGGTCAACACCAACGGCAACGCCAGCTACGACGACGCCATCGTGGACAGCGGGCTGGACAAGATCAAGATCGCCATCGACGGCGTGGACCAGCAGACCTACGTGCGCTACCGCCGGGGCGGGCGGCTGGAGACCATCCTCAAGCTGACCCGGGCCATCGCCGCCCGCCGGGCGGCCACGGGCTCGGCCACCCCGCGCATCATCTGGCAGTACATCCTGTTCAACCACAACGACAGCCTGCGCGAGCTGGAAGCCATCCAGCGCATGGCCCTGGACCTGGGCGTGGACGAGGTGCTCTTCAAGTCCACCTTCAGCGCGGACCTGTCCACCTTCCCCCTGGCGGACATCCCCCGCCTGCACCCCGGGATGCGCACCCTGGACCTCATCGCCATGGTCAGCCCGGACCTGGCCGACCTGGACCGCCGCCTGGCCCAGGCCCGGGCCGAGGCCGACCCCGTGCGGCGCCTGGAGCCGCTGCTGCATGTGGCCAAGTCCGTGTTCCGGTCGTTCATCCTGGGCATCGAGCGCAAGCAGCTCTACAACGCCTATGGCGGCAGCGGCGACGTGGCCATGATGACGGCCATGGCCCGCAGCCACCCCGAGGAGTACGGCCCGCTGCTGGAACGCCTGGGCCCGTGCCTGGAGGCCGTGGCGGGCGCCTGCCGCGAGGCGGGCCGCCCCGGGGCCGCCCGCTGGTACGAGGACTTCGGCGCCGCCCTGGGCGCGGCGGGCGCGCCCGGCGCACCGGGCGCACCTGGCAAGGAGACCGCGCGGCCATGA